A stretch of DNA from Acidovorax carolinensis:
CACCAGCAGGCCAAGCGCGGTGGAAAGCACGTTGAGGGTGAGCTTCAGGCGATGGTGCTCCTCGCGCATCAGCAGCATGAGTGCGGCCGTGAGCAGGGGCAGGGCGATGGGGGCCAGCATCAGGTGCGGCATCAGTGCCGAGGTTGCTTGCACCACCAGTGCGGTCAGGCCTTCGGTCATGGGGTGACCCCGGTGCGCGGCGCGGCGGCGCGGGCAGGGCGCCGAGCGTGCGGGGAATGCGGCGCGGTGTTCATGGCATCTCCTGCAGGTCGCGGGCGCTGCTGCCGTCCACATGGTCGGTGCCCGACATGCCGCGGGAGGCCAGCAGTACCACCAGAAACAGGGCCGTCATGGCAAAGCCGATGACGATGGCCGTGAGCACCAGCGCCTGCGGCATGGGATCGGCGTAGTGCGCCAGATCATGCGGCAGGCCGGGCCGCAGCACCGGCTCCTTGTCGATCGCCAGGCCCAGTCGGCCCATGCTGAAGATGAACAGGTTGACGGCATACGACAGCAGCGACAGCCCCATGATGACCTGGAAGGTGCGTGGGCGCAGCAGCAGCCACACGCCCGAGCCTGTGAGCACGCCGATGGCGATGACCAGAACGATTTCCATCAGCGGGTGGCCTCCTGTGCGGATGTGTGGTCGGCATCGCGCTCGGCCGCTTCTTCGGCCAGGCGGGCGTGATAGCGGTGGCCGCGCACCGATTGGTGGGCAATGGCTGTGAGGATCAGCAAGGTGGAGCCCACCACCAGCGTGAAAACGCCGATGTCAAAGAACATGGCGCTGGCGACATGGATGTCGCCCAGCAGCGGCAGCGTCAGGTGGAAGGTGTGGCTGGTGAGAAACGGATAGCCCACCACGATCGCGCCGAGCCCCGTGGCCAGGGCGAAGAGCAGGCCGGTGCCGATCCAGCGCCGGGGGAGCAGCGGCATATGGGCCTCGACCCAGTGTGTGCCCGAGATGATGTATTGCAGCAGCAGCGCCACCGAAATCACCAGCCCCGCCACAAATCCGCCACCGGGTTCGTTGTGCCCGCGCATGAACAGGTAGAACGCCACCACGGTGGCAAAGGGCAGCAGCAGGCGCACCAGCACGGCAGGCACCATCAGATAGCCCACGGCAGTGTCGGTGGCGTGGCGCGGATTGAGCAGGTCGGTTTGCAGGTCGGCCGGCAAGTTGCGCTGCTGCTCGGGCAGGTCCATCGTTTCGCGCGCGGGGCGAAAGCGCCGCAGCAGTGCATATACGGTGAGGGCCACCACGCCCAGCACCACGATTTCACCAAAGGTGTCAAAACCGCGAAAATCCACCAGCATCACGTTGACCACGTTGGTGCCGCCGCCCTGGCTCAAGGCATTTTCCAGGAAGAAGGTGGACGTGCTGTCGGGAAAGGGGCGGCTCATCATGGCAAAGGCCAGCCAGGCCATGCCGCCGCCGGCTGCCAGCGCCAGCGCCATGTCGCGCTGGCGGCGCCAGCGGGTGGTGGCCTGCTCGGCAGAGGTGGCAACACGCAGGGTTTCGTCGCGTTTGGGTAGCCAGCGCAGGCCCAGCAGGATGAGCACCGTGGTCACGATCTCGACCACGATCTGTGTCAGTGCCAGGTCGGGCGCCGAGAACCACAGAAACGTGATGCAGGTGCAAAGTCCTGCTCCACCCGCCAGCGTGAGCGCCGCCAGGCGGTGGTATTTGGCCTGCCAGGCGGCCGCTACGGCGCAGACCATGCCCACGGCCCAGAGCAGCGCGAACGCGGGCGACAGCGGCAGCATGCTGCGCTGGCCCAGTTGCACACCCTGGCTCCACAGCGGAAGAGCGCCCGCGGCCAGCGCCGCGCTCACCAGCCACAGCATCTGCCACTGCAGGCGCTGGGTGGACAGCATGCGCCGGCCGTTGCGCCCCATTTGCGTGAACAGGGCCAGGCCGCCGTCAAACAGGCGCCGCCCCTGGATGTGGTGCATGAGCGGCGGCGCATCCACCTGGCCGGCGGCTCGCAGCGCCCGCAGCGCCAGATACAGCACGATGCCGCCGCCCAGGGCCACCAGGCTCATGACGAAGGGCGTGTTGAAGCCGTGCCACACAGCGAGGCTGAAGGCCGGCAGTTCTCCGCCCACCACGGGCCTTGCCGCCGCATCCAGAAAGCGGCCCACGGACCAGGCCGGCAGCATGCCCACCACGAGGCAGGCCAGCACCAGCAATTCGACCGGCACGCGCATCCAGTGCGGGGGTTCGTGCGGCGGGTGGGGCAGATCGGTGGCCGGCGGGCCAAAGAACACATCGACCGTGAAGCGCAGCGAATAGGCCACGCTGAACATGCCCGCCACGGTGGCGGCAACGGGCAGCAAAGCGGCTACCAGCGGCGTGGTGTCCACGAACACCGTTTCGGCGAAGAACATCTCCTTGGACAGGAAGCCATTGAGCAGCGGCACGCCCGCCATCGCGGCGCTGGCCACCATGGCCAGCGTGGCGGTGACCGGCATCATGGTGCGCAGCCCCGACAGGCGCCGGATGTCGCGCGTGCCGCTTTCGTGGTCCACGATGCCGGCGGCCATGAACAGCGAGGCCTTGAAGGTGGCGTGGTTCATGATGTGAAAGACGGCGGCCACGGCGGCCAGCGGGCTGTTCAGGCCCAGCAGCAGGGTGATGAGGCCCAGGTGCGAAATGGTCGAGTAGGCAAGCAGGCCCTTGAGGTCGTTCTGGAACATCGCCGCATAACCGCCCACCAGCAGCGTGGCCAGGCCCGCGCCGCCCACCAGCCAGAACCAGGGCTCGGTGCCGCCCATCACGGGCCACATGCGGGCCAGCAGAAACACGCCGGCCTTCACCATGGTGGCCGAGTGCAGATAGGCCGAAACGGGCGTGGGCGCGGCCATGGCATTGGGCAGCCAGAAGTGAAACGGAAACTGCGCGCTCTTGGTGAAGGCGCCCAGCAGCAACAGGACGAGGGCCGTGAGGTACAGCGGATGGTTGCGCACCTGCTCGCCGGCTGCGAGCACATGATCGAGGTCGTAGCTGCCCACGATGCGGCCGATGACCAGCATGCCGCCCAGCATGCACAGGCCGCCCGTGCCGGTCACGGTGAGCGCCATGCGTGCGCCGCGCCGCGCATCGCGCCGGTGGTGCCAGTAGCCAATCAGCAGGAAGGAAAACAGGCTGGTCAGTTCCCAGAAGAACGCCAGCTGGATGATGTTGCCCGCCAGCACCACGCCGGTCATCGCCCCCATGAAGGCGAGAAAAAACGAGAAGAAACGCGGCACCGGGTCGGCAGGCGACATGTAGTAGCGCGCATACAGCACCACCAGTGCGCCGATGCCCAGCACCAGCATGCAGAACATCCACGCAAAGCCATCCATGCGGATGACCAGGTTCAGCCCCAGCGCCGGGAGCCATTCAATTTCCTGGCGCAGCACGCCGCCGTCGGCGATCTGGGGAAAGTAGAGCGCGGCCTGCACGGTGCAGAACAGGGCAATCAGCCCCGCCACGGTCGATTCGGTGTTGCGGGCATTTGCAGGCAATACCGCCGCAAGGAAGCTGCCGATGAAGGGAAGAAGAATGAGGGTGATCAGGGGCATGCGCGGGCAATTTTACGGGGCGGCCTGCTCCCGTCATTGAAAAGACCATGCGTGCCCAGGCGTTTGCCCCGGGGTGCCGGTCCCCAAAGAAAACCCGCCGCAGCGGGCTTGGTGCCTGCGTGGGGCGCTTATTGTTTGGGAGCGCTGGCGGCAGCCCGCGTGGGGCCGCAGCAGAGGCCTTGAAGCCCCGGCCGTTCACCGTCATGCCTTCGGCAGAAAATTTGCCGGCATTGGCCTCGCCTACACCGCGCACCCGCTGGATGAAGTCGTTCCAGTCCTTGAACGCACCGTGCTTGCGCTCTTCGATGATCTTGCCCGACAGGCCCGGCCCGATGCCCTTGATGCCGTCCAGTTCAGCGGCCGTAGCCTTGTTCACATCGACCGCTGCAAACGAGGCGGCGGCATAAAGCATGGCGACAAGGGCCAGTATTTTCTTCAGCATGGATGGAGCTCCTGATGGATGAAGCGGCACGATGAAGCCGCGTGGTCATCATAGCCATGCCCGCCGCACACGCTGGATGACCACCTGCTCGTGCAGCCGGCTCAGAGCTCTTCGACCCGGCGCGCGGGGTAGCTGTCCCAGGTCTGGCAGCCCGGGCATTGCCAGAAATGCTGGCGGGCCTCGAAGCCGCAGGCTGCGCAGCGGTAGCGTGTGAGCGGTTTGACGGCATGGTCAAGCGCCCGCTGCACCTGGGGGTGGAACTCTTCGTGCTCCAGCCTTTCTTCTGCCAGCCACTTGGCGGCCGCCACCAGGGATTTTTCTTTGTCCAGATGCCGGACATACCACTGTCGCGCTGTGGCCTGCGCTGTGGCATCACGGGTCTGTAAGGCCACGATGCCTTCCAGAACATCCAGCGAAGGCGCCTCGGCGTAATGCGCTTGCAGCAATGCCTGCATCTCCGGCGCTGTGCCCGCTGCGATGGCCGCTTCGACCATCAGGGGCGTGGCCAGGGGCAGCGCGGCGGGAGACAGCCGGCTGAGTGCCTGCAGGGTGCCCAGGGCCGCACCGGTGTCACCCATCAGCTGCTGCAGCCGGGCGAGGTCGATGCGGGCGCGGGCAGCGTCGGGCGCGGTGTCCACGGCCTGGTTCAGCAGGGCCAGAGCGCCAGCGCGGTCGTTGCTGGCAATGCAGGCTTGCGCCTGTTCGCACAGGTAATGCGCCTGACGGGTGCTGAAATCGCCTTGGCTGGCGTCGTGCATCTTGCGGGCAATGCCGGCGGCGTGGGGCCAGTCGCGCGAACGTTCGTAGATGGCCAGCAAGGCAAGGCGGGCCTGGCTCTCGAAGGGCGTGCCTTCCAGCTGGTTTAACGCCGCTTCGGCCCGGTCGAGCAGGCCGGCTTTCAGAAAATCGAGCGCCAGGGCGTGTTGGGCGCGCTCCCGGTCAGCGCGGGACAGGTCGCCGCGCGACAGCAGGTGTTCGTGCACCCGCACTGCGCGGTCGTATTCGCCCCGGCGGCGAAACAGGTTGCCCAGGGCAAAGTGCAGTTCGGAAGTGTCGGGGTCGTTCTGCACCGCTTCGATGAAGGCATCGATGGCCTGGTCCTGCTGCTCGTTGAGCAGAAAGTTCAGTCCCTTGAAATAGGCCTTGGGAGCACGGCGGTTTTCCGCCCGCAGCTGGCGCAGGTCAAAGCGCGACGCCAGCCAGCCGAGTACAAATGCCAGGGGCAAACCCAGCAGGATCCAGCTGATATCAAATTCCATGGGGGGGCAGCATTTCGGCGGACGATGGCGCGGTGGTTGGTGCGGGAGCGGTTGGCGCAGGCGATGGGCTTGCAGACACATCGGCGCGGCGCGCCGCCCGGCGGTGCTTCCACCAGCGGGGCACCATGCCCAGAACGCCCACCACCAGGCCGGCAGCAAACGCGGTCAGCACCACCAGCACCAAAGGCGCACGCCACTGCGTGCCGAAGAAAAAATGCACGGTGGCGTCTTGCTGGTTGTTCAGCGCGAACGCAAACAGCGTAAAAAAAATGGCTGCCTTGAGCAGCCACAGGAGGTATTTCATGGAGCTCCCCGGTGGTGGGGAGATTCTAAGAGCTTGCTCATGGGACCTGGCCGCAATGGTGCGCGGCGGAGGTTACTCACGGGTTAAGCATGATTTGTGCCGCAAGCGCTTATCCATCAAGCGCAAGCCGCTATCAAATTTGAAGTAATGGTCTCTCAAAGACCTTTTTCCAGCTCGGCCGTGCGCTGGTCCACGGATTCGCGAAGTGCCTTTCCTGGCTTGAAATGCGGCACGCGCTTTTCCGGAATGGCCACCGCCTCGCCACTGCGCGGGTTGCGGCCCATGCGGGGTGGGCGGTGGTTCACAGAAAAACTGCCAAAGCCCCGGATCTCGATGCGGTGCCCCCGCACCAGGGCGTCACCCACGGCGTCCAGTATGGTCTTGACGGCGAATTCGGCATCTCGGTGCGTCAGTTGACCAAAGCGGGCGGCCAGTTCTTCAACGAGGTCGGAGCGGGTCATGGAGTCTTGGGGCATGGCGGGGAATCAGGGGCTGAAAGAGAAGCGGGCGCACAAGGCGCCCGCTGTCTGACCGTTTAACGGGTCAGCGCTTTACTTTTCCGAGTTGTCCAGCTTGGCGCGCAGCAGGGCGCCCAGGCTGGTCGTTCCGGCGCTTTCGCGGCTCGATTGCTGGCTCAGGTTGGCCATGGCGCCTTGTTCGTCGGCCATGTCCTTTTGCTTGATCGACAGCTGGATGTTGCGGGTCTTGCGATCCACATTGACCACCACAGCGGTGACTTCGTCGCCTTCCTTGAGCACGTTGCGGGCATCTTCCACGCGGTCGCGGGAGATTTCCGAAGCGCGCAGGTAGCCCACGATGTCTTCGCCGAGGTCGATTTCAGCGCCACGGGCGTCCACGGTCTTGACCTTGCCGGTCACCGTCTGGCCCTTGTCGTTCACGGTCACGAAGGTGGTGAACGGGTCGCCGTCGAGCTGCTTGATGCCCAGGGAGATGCGCTCACGGTCCACGTCCACGGCCAGCACGATGGCTTCGACTTCCTGGCCCTTCTTGTAGTTGCGCACGGCGGCTTCGCCGGCTTCGTTCCACGAGAGGTCAGACAGGTGCACCAGGCCGTCGATGCCGGCAGCCAGGCCCACGAACACGCCGAAGTCGGTGATCGACTTGATAGGACCCTTCACGCGGTCGCCGCGCTTCGTGTCCTGTGCGAATTCTTGCCATGGGTTGGCCTTGCACTGCTTCATGCCCAGGCTGATGCGGCGCTTGTCTTCGTCGATTTCGAGGACCATGACTTCGACTTCGTCGCCCAGCGAAACCAGCTTGGCGGGAGCGATGTTCTTGTTGGTCCAGTCCATTTCAGACACGTGCACCAGGCCTTCGATGCCGGGTTCGAGTTCGACGAACGCGCCGTAGTCGGCAATGTTCGTGATCTTGCCGAACAGGCGGGTGCCTTGGGGGTAGCGGCGGTTCACGCCCATCCATGGGTCGTCGCCCATTTGCTTCAGACCCAGCGAGACACGGTTCTTCTCGGTGTCGAACTTGAGGATCTTGGCGGTGATTTCCTGGCCAGCGGTCACCACTTCGGAAGGGTGACGCACGCGGCGCCATGCCATGTCGGTGATGTGCAGCAGGCCGTCGATGCCGCCCAGGTCCACGAACGCACCGTATTCGGTGATGTTCTTGACCACGCCCTGAACGATGGAGCCTTCCTTCAGGGTTTCCATCAGCTTGGCGCGCTCTTCGCCCATGGACGCTTCCACCACAGCGCGGCGGCTCAGCACCACGTTGTTGCGCTTGCGGTCCAGCTTGATGACCTTGAATTCCATGGTCTTGTTTTCGTACGGCGTCAGATCCTTGATCGGACGGGTATCGATCAGCGAACCGGGCAGGAATGCGCGGATGCCGTTGACCAGGACAGTCAGACCGCCCTTGACCTTGCCGCTGGTCGTGCCAGTGACGAATTCGCCGGATTCCAGGGCCTTTTCCAGGCTCATCCAGGAAGCCAGACGCTTGGCGGTGTCGCGCGACAGGATGGTGTCGCCGTAGCCGTTTTCGATGGAGCCAATGGCCACCGACACGAAGTCACCCACTTGGACTTCGACTTCGCCCTTGTCGTTCTTGAACTCTTCCAGCGGCACGTAGGCTTCAGACTTGAGGCCAGCGTTCACGACCACGAAGTTGTGCTCGACGCGCACGACTTCAGCGGTGATGACTTCGCCTGGGCGCATTTCCGTGCGCGTCAAGGATTCTTCAAAAAGGGCGGCAAAAGATTCGGACATGTGTTTCCTTGCCACAAACAGGATTCCGGCAGCACCATTGCTGTCGTTTTTATAGCTGTTTGCGGTGGTTTTTTGCGGTAGAACCGCGGGTTAGGTTATCGATCCAGGCAACCTGTGCGCTGGCGCGCGAAAGGGGCTGCATGGGCCTGTTGCAAGGCCTTTCGGCATTGCTTGCGGGGCCCACTTTTAACAAAGGCCCCGTACGTTTCAGCCCGGCGCAGAGACTGCGAAAGGCTGCCGCTCCTGCCACCAGGCCAACACCTGATTGACGGCTTCATCAATCGTCAAGGTGGAGTTGTCCAGGACCAGAGCGTCTTGCGCGGGCTTGAGCGGTGCGACGCTGCGGGTACTGTCCCGGGCGTCGCGTGCTTCGAGGTCTGCGCGAAGATCTTCGATACTAGCTGAAAAACCCTTTGAAATCAACTGTTTATGGCGGCGTTCTGCCCGACAGGCGGCGCTGGCCGTCAAATAAACCTTCAAAGGGGCGTCCGGGAAGATCACCGTGCCCATGTCGCGGCCGTCCGCGACCAGCCCCGGCAGACGCCGAAAGCTGTGCTGGAGTTGAACCAGGGCCGTGCGCACGGAGGGCAGGGCAGAGACGCGGGACGCGTTCATGCCGGCTTCTTCGGTGCGGATGGCATCGGTCACGTCGTCGCCACCGAGCAACACCCTGCCGCCTTCAAAGCGCACAGGCAGGTTCTGGGCCATCGCCGCAATGCGCGTTTCGTGGTCTGCTTCGATCGCCAGCCCAGCGCGCAGCGCGGCCAGTGCGGTGATGCGGTACATCGCCCCCGAATCCAGGAACCGGTAGCCCAGCCGCTGTGCCACGGCCGCCGCCACCGTGCCTTTGCCCGAGGCCGTGGGGCCATCGATGCATATCACCGGAATGTGATCCGTGGCTGTCTGGGTGACAGAGAACAGGGCTTCAAAGTAGTCCGGAAAGGTCTTGGCCACGCACTTGGGGTCTTCGATGCGCACGGGCAGGTGCGCCGGGTTGAAGGCTGCCAGCGAGAAACACATGGCCATGCGGTGGTCGTCATAGGTGTGGATGCTGGCGGGTTTCCAGACTTCCACACGGTCGGGTGGGGTCACGCGGATAAAATCGACACCCTCCTCGACCGTGGCGCCAAGCTTGCGCAGCTCGGTGGCCATGGCGGCGATGCGGTCTGTCTCCTTCACGCGCCAGCTGGCAATGTTGCGCAGCGTGGTGGTGCCATTGGCATACAGCGCCATGACGGCCAATGTCATGGCCGCGTCGGGGATGTGATTGCAATCCAGGTCGATGGCCTGGAGGGGCCATGCACCGCGTTCGATCTGCAGCCAGTTGGCACCACCGGTTACCACGGCGCCCATGGCCCGCGCCGCTTCGACAAAGCGGATGTCGCCCTGGATCGAATCCAGGCCTACGCCCTGAATCTTGATGCCTTTTTGACCTGTAGCGCTTGGTGCAATTGCGCCAAGCGCTATGAAATAGCTAGCGGATGAGGCATCGGCCTCCACATGGATGCTGCCAGGCGACTGGTATTTGCTGCCCGCCGGGATGGTGAATCGCTGCCAGTTCTGGTGCTCGACCACGATGCCGAAGCGCGCCAGCAGCTGAAGGGTGATGGCGATATAGGGCTTGGAGATCAGCTCGCCCACGACCTCGATCACCACCGCCTGCGTAGCGGCGGCCAGCGGCAGCGCCATGAGCAGCGCGGTGAGGAACTGGCTGGACACATCGCCGCGCACGCGGATCGGTGCGGACAGTGCCAATGCTGGAACACCTTGGGCATGGGCAATACGCAGCGGGGGTAGCCGTCGTTGCCCAGGTAGTCGATCTGGCAACCGAGCTGGCGCAGCGCATCGACCAGATCGCCAATCGGGCGCTCGTGCATGCGCGGCACACCAGACAGTTCGAATTCGCCGCCCAGCAGCGCCAGGGCTGCCGTCAGGGGTCGCATGGCGGTGCCAGCGTTGCCCATGAAGAGTTTGGCGGGCGACAGCGGTGCACGGCCACCCAGACCGGTAATGCACACAGTGCTGCCCCGGTTTCGTCCACCACACAGCCGATCTGGCGCAGCGCATCGAGCATCACGAGCGTGTCGTCGGAGGCCAGCAGGTCGTGCACGGTGGTGGTGCCACGGCTCAGGGCGGCCAGCAGCAGCACGCGGTTGGAAATGCTCTTGGAGCCGGGCAGGTGGACCTCGCCGGACACGGCTTGCATGGGAGGCAGATCTAAGAATGCGGTGCTGTACATCGGTGTGGTTTTCCGGTTAGGCCAATGTCGTGTGCACCGGCGTGTCCTAGGCCAGTGCCACCGTGGAACTGGCTTTGCCAGGCCACGGGTGGCGTCCCCCTTGGGGGAAGGCGCCGCAGGCGACTCAGGGGGTTATTTTCTCTTTGCGCCCATGCGCCAGTGGGCACGGGTCTCGCTGGCCAGGGTGAGCATGTCTTCAAGGCGCTGCGAGTCGCCTTTTTCCATGGCCTGCTCAAAGGTGTGCAGGGCCTGCTGGAACAGGCGCGACTGGGCGAGCAACTCTTCGCGGTTGGACAGCAGGATGTCGCGCCACATCTTGGGGTCGCCTGCGGCGATGCGGGTGAAGTCGCGAAAGCCCGGGCCCGCCAGCGACAGGAAATCGTCGCCGTTCGATTGACCGGTGATGCTGTTCATCATGGCAAACGCCAGCAGGTGCGGCAGGTGGCTGACCGCGGCAAAGGCCGCATCGTGCGATTCGGGCGACATGCTGGTCACCCGGCATCCCAAAGCCGCCCATACCTCTTCGGCTTTTTGCAGCTGCGCGGTGAGCGTTCGCTCGATGGGGGTGAGGATGACCTGGCGGCCGCTGTACAGCTCGGCATCAGCGTGTTCCACACCGGAAACCTCGCGCCCGGTGATCGGGTGCGCAGGCACGAACGAGCCCAGCTGGTCGCGCAGGGAGCGCCGGGCCGCCTGCACCACATCGGCCTTGGTGGAGCCCACGTCCATGATCAGCATCTGCGGCGTGACGAGGTGCTTGATGGCCTTGAGCGTGGCCTCCGTGGCAGCAACCGGCACGGCCAGCAGCACGATATCGGCCCCCGCCACGGCCAGCAGGGCCGAAGGGGCCTCGACATCGATCACGCCCAGCTGGCGGGCGCGGTCGGTGGTGGAGGGGGATTTGCTGTATCCGACCACGCGTTTGACGAGGCCGGCCTTCTTCATCGCGAGTGCAAAAGAGCCTCCCATGAGGCCGCAACCGATCAGTCCGAGTTGTTCAAACATGCCTGCTCCTCACGCTGAGACAGGGTAGGTTCCCAGAACCTTGTAGAACGCACACAGGCTGCGCAGCTCTTCCAGTGCCCGCGCGACATGGGGCTGGGCCGGATGGCCGTCAAGATCGATGTAGAAGTAATACTCCCACTGGCCCGTGCGGGCTGGGCGCGATTCAAAGCGCGTCATCGAGACGCCATGGGTCTTGAGCGGCACAAGCAAGTCATGCACGGCGCCTGGCCGGTTGGGCACGGACACTATGAGGCTGGTGCAGTCCTTGCCCGAGGGCGGCGGCGTCTGCAGCGTGTGGGGCAGGCAGATGATGGCGAACCGTGTGCGGTTGTAGGCATCGTCCTGAATGGCATGGGCCACGATGTGCAGGCCAAACTGCTGCGCTGCGCGCTCGCTGGACAAGGCGGCCCACGCGGGGTTGGTGGTGGCCAGGCGCGCGCCCTCGGCGTTGCTGGAGACCGGTCGGCGCTCGGCATGCGGCAGGTGCTTGGACAGCCAGGCCTGGCATTGGGCCAGCGCCTGCGGGTGGGCCAGCACCACCTCGATGCCATCCAGCGAATTGCTGGTGCGCAGCAGGTTGTGGCGCACCAGCAGGCTCACTTCGCCGACCACATGGGTGGGGGTGTGCAGGAACAGATCGAGCGAGCGCGTGACCACGCCTTCGGTGGAGTTCTCCACGCCCACCACGCCATACTGCGCACTGCCCGCCGCCGTGGCGTGAAAAACCTCGTCGAAATTGGCGCAGTACATCAGGTCAGCGGCGCCGCCGAAGAATTCAATCGCCGCCTGCTCGCAGAACGTGCCTTCCGGGCCCAGCACGGCCACGCGCTGGGGCGATTCGAGCGCCAGGCAGGCCGACATGATTTCGCGCCAGATGGCCGCTACATGGGCGTCTTTGAGCGGGCCGGGGTTGGCGGTCTGGATCTTCTCGATCACCTGTGCCACGCGATCGGGTCGGAAGAACGGCGTGCCTTCGCGTTTTTTGACTTCGCCCACCCGTTCGGCGACCAGCGCACGCTGGTTCAGCAGCGTGAGCAGTTGCTGGTCGATGTTGTCGATCTGCACGCGCAGGCTGGCGAGGTCGGGGGAGGCTTGTGGATTGTTCATGAATGACGGGGCGTTCGCGGAGCGTGCGGCTGAACGGGTGTTCAGGCGTGTTTTTGTTCAAATTCTCGCAGGTAGTCCACCAGCGCCTGCACGCCTGCCAGGGGCATGGCGTTGTAGATGCTGGCGCGCATTCCGCCCACCGACTTGTGTCCCTTGAGTTGCAGCAGTCCACGCTCCTTGGCGCCCGCCAGAAAGGCGTCATTGCGGCTCTCGTCGCGCAGGAAGAATGGCACGTTCATGCGCGAGCGGCAGTTGGCTGCCACCTTGTTGACATAGAACTGCGATTGATCGATGGCGTCGTACAGCAGGCGGGCTTTGGCGATGTTGCGCTGCTCGATCGCCGCCACGCCGCTGTGTTCACCCTCGCGCTGGCGCTTGAGCCACTGGAAGGTCAGACCTGCCACGTAGATGCCCCAGGTGGGCGGCGTGTTGTACATGGAATGGTTGTCGGCCACGATTTTGTAGTCGAACGCACTGGGGCAGGCCGGCAGGGCGTGGCCCAGCAGGTCTTCGCGCACCACCACCAGCGTAAGGCCCGCAGGCCCCAGGTTTTTTTGCGCGCCACCGAAGGCCAGACCCACGCGCGTCCAGTCCACGGGGCGCGAAGCCACATGGGACGAAAAATCGATCACCAGCGGGGCGTCGCTGCCCAGCGCCTTCAGGTCGGGCAACTGGTGGAACTCGATGCCGTTGATGGTTTCGTTACTGCAGATATGCAGATAGCTGGCACCCCGGCTGACCGTCCAGCCCGCAGGG
This window harbors:
- the serC gene encoding 3-phosphoserine/phosphohydroxythreonine transaminase, giving the protein MTRPHNFSAGPAAIPTEVLEQAAAEMLDWHGSGMGVMEMSHRGKEFLSIYEQAEADLRELLAVPSHFKILFMQGGGLAENAIVPLNLSRAGAIDFVVTGSWSQKSQKEARKYASEVNVIASGEDNGFTTLPDPAGWTVSRGASYLHICSNETINGIEFHQLPDLKALGSDAPLVIDFSSHVASRPVDWTRVGLAFGGAQKNLGPAGLTLVVVREDLLGHALPACPSAFDYKIVADNHSMYNTPPTWGIYVAGLTFQWLKRQREGEHSGVAAIEQRNIAKARLLYDAIDQSQFYVNKVAANCRSRMNVPFFLRDESRNDAFLAGAKERGLLQLKGHKSVGGMRASIYNAMPLAGVQALVDYLREFEQKHA